A section of the Neorhizobium galegae bv. orientalis str. HAMBI 540 genome encodes:
- the pyrH gene encoding UMP kinase produces the protein MSPQPLYKRVLLKASGEALMGSQGFGIDVAVADRVASDIAEARAMGVDVGVVVGGGNIFRGVAVASKGGDRVTGDHMGMLGTVINALALATSLRKLNVDTVVLSAISMPEICESFSQRQALHHMAQGRVVIFAGGTGNPFFTTDSAAALRAAEIGAEAIFKGTQVDGIYSADPKKDPTATRFETLTHGEVLEKGLAVMDVAAVALARENSIPIIVFSIHEKGGFAQILTGGGRKTIVADN, from the coding sequence ATGTCGCCTCAGCCCCTCTACAAGCGTGTCTTGCTCAAGGCCTCCGGTGAAGCTCTGATGGGCAGCCAGGGTTTCGGCATCGATGTCGCAGTTGCCGATCGGGTCGCCTCCGATATCGCCGAAGCGCGCGCCATGGGCGTCGATGTCGGCGTGGTCGTCGGCGGCGGTAATATCTTTCGCGGCGTCGCGGTCGCTTCCAAGGGTGGCGACCGGGTGACCGGCGACCACATGGGGATGCTCGGCACCGTGATCAACGCGCTTGCGCTGGCCACCTCGCTGCGCAAGCTGAACGTTGACACCGTGGTTCTGTCGGCGATCTCGATGCCGGAAATCTGCGAGAGCTTTTCGCAGCGCCAGGCGTTGCATCACATGGCGCAGGGCAGGGTGGTGATCTTCGCCGGCGGCACCGGCAATCCCTTCTTCACGACCGATTCGGCGGCCGCCCTGCGCGCGGCCGAAATCGGTGCGGAAGCGATCTTCAAGGGCACCCAGGTGGACGGCATCTATTCGGCCGATCCCAAGAAGGACCCGACGGCGACCCGGTTCGAGACGCTGACGCACGGCGAAGTGCTCGAAAAGGGTCTGGCGGTGATGGACGTGGCGGCGGTGGCGCTCGCTCGCGAAAATTCCATCCCGATCATTGTTTTTTCGATCCATGAGAAGGGCGGCTTCGCCCAAATCTTGACCGGCGGCGGCCGCAAGACCATCGTAGCGGACAATTGA